GAGGTTTAACCAACAGTGAATTGCTTCTGGCAAATAAAACTTTTAGTATCCCAACTTCTCAGAATAATCCTTCATTAAATCTTTCTCACGCTGTTTCAATAGCTTTGTATGAATTAAATAAGTCTTCTAAAAAGAATTCAAAAATTGAATTAAAAGTTTTTAACTTAGCATCATCCAAAGAAGTACATGATACATTTGTGGAGATTGAGGAAATGCTTTTGAGAATTGGATATCTCTTAAAACATACTTCTAAGGCAAAAATTAGTAAATTTAAAAATTTTATTTTAAGGGCAAATACATCAATGCACGAAATAAATGTTTTAAGAGGAATTGTCCATCAAATGAACTGGTTTCTGAACAATTCAAAAAAAAAATAAGTAAGTATAAAGTTGATTAGTTACTACTTACTTGATATATATTTGATAGGGATATTTACTAAAAACATTTTCTGAAGTAGCATCTATTGATTATTTGAATATTTAAGAAAACTAAAACTGTGCCTACAACAAAGAAAAGAAGAGTTTTTCCTTTTACAGCAGTAATTGGTCAAGAAGAAATGAAATTGGCCCTCTTGTTAAATGTTATTGATCCAAGAATTGGAGGAGTGATGATAATGGGTGATAGAGGGACTGGAAAGTCCACTACAATCAGAGCCTTAGCTGATTTGTTGCCTGCTATCGATGTTGTTAAAGATGATCCATATAATAGTTCTCTAGTCGATCCTGATTTACAAAGTAAAGAAGTTTTGGAAAAAATTACTCAAGGAGAAAATCTAGAGAGTATTCAAAAACAAGTACCTATGGTTGACTTGCCTTTAGGAGCTACTGAAGACAGGCTTTGTGGAACTATTGATATTGAGAAGGCCTTGAGTGAAGGTGTTAAGGCATTCGAACCTGGATTGTTGGCCAAAGCTAATAGGGGTTTACTATACGTTGATGAAGTGAATTTGCTTGATGATCATTTAGTTGATGTACTTTTAGATTCGGCTGCTTCCGGATGGAATACAGTTGAAAGGGAGGGGGTTTCAGTTCGACACCCTGCGAGGTTTGTCCTTATTGGTTCAGGCAATCCAGAAGAAGGTGAATTAAGGCCTCAACTATTGGATAGATTCGGAATGAGCGTTGAGGTTAAGACAGTTAGAGATGCTGAATTAAGAGTTCAAGTAGTTGATCAAAGAACTTCTTTTGACGATAACCCTGATGAGTTTTCTTTGAGTGTTGAAAAACAACAGGATGAACTTCAACAAAAGGTTATTAAAGCACAAGAAATTTTAAATTCTGTCCAAATGGACGATGACCTAAGATTGAATATCTCTGCAATCTGCGGAGAACTAGATGTTGATGGTTTACGTGGTGATATTGTTACAAATCGATCTGCAAGGGCAATTGCAGCATTTGAGGGCAGAACTGAAGTTCAAGAAGATGATATAGCAAGGGTTATTTCTTGTTCTTTGAGACATAGGCTAAGAAAAGATCCTTTAGAACAAGTAGATTCAGGTGAAAGAGTTATTCAAGCTTTTTGTAAAGTTTTTGATTTAGATGAAAAAGAAAATCTTTCAAAGTTTCAATTGTCTGCAGAAGCTTAATTACAGTGAGAATAATTGGAATTGATCCTGGATTAGCAAGAGTTGGTTATGGAGTTATTGAAATAGAAAATGAAAAAAAAACATTATTAGATTGTGGCGTTATTGAGACAGCTAAAGAAAATAAAGAAGAAGATAGACTCTATGAGATATTCAAAGATCTTAATGAATTAATTAATCATTGGAATCCCAATTTAGCTGCTGTAGAAAAATTTTTCTTTTATAGATCAAGTACTACTATTAGTGTGGTGCAAGCTAGGGGCGTGATTATGATGGTCTTGGCTTCAAAAAAAATTAGTATTAGTGAATATTCCCCTGCTCAGATAAAGTTAACAATTGCCGGGTCTGGAAAGGCATCTAAAGGAGAAGTTTTAGATGGTGTGATGAATGCCTTAGAACTTAAAAAAGCCCCAAAACCTGATGATTCTGCAGATGCATTGGCCATAGCACTCACAAAACTAAATGAAGAAGGCTTTAACTGAAAATTCAATATGACTATTTCTGAGAAAAAGAAATTAGAGAGGGATTTATTTAGAAAACTTAGAGATAAGAGTTCCATTAATCAAAGGGAAAATGTAGAAAAGAATGTAAAAAAATATGTTGATTCAATTGTGAAGGAAGATAAAAATATTGGTTACTTGGCAATATATTGGCCTTTAAAAAAGGAAGTAGATATAAGAAGTCTCAAAGAAAATTTTACTCTAGCTTTGCCTAGATGTAAGGATAAAAAAGAGTTATTATTTTACCCATGGGATGAAAATCCTCTTACCAAAGATTCTGAGGGGATACTAAGTCCAAATAACTCTTCCCCATTAAGTCATTTGCAGATAAGCATGATACTAGTACCATGCCTTTCCGTTGATAAAAATTTAACAAGATTAGGTTATGGGGGAGGTTATTTTGATAAATTAAGGAGAGATAATGATTGGAGAAGTGTTCCATGCATTGGAGTATTAACTTCTAATTGTGTAAGCACGATTTCATTAACCAAAGCTGAGTGGGATGTTCCTTTATCGGGCTTTATCACAGAAAAAGAAATATTTGTATAATAGAAGACCCATAAGGCGATTAATTCATAGTTATAAAAAATGGAAAATCAGAGAAAATACAATAATTTATCAAAATTAGTCGAGAAGTTGCAGAAATCAGAAGATCCAAAAAGAAAATATGAATACATTTTGTGGTTAGGCAAAAAATTGAAAGAGCCAGGTAGTGAAATCCTTATTGAAGAAAATAAAGTTAAGGGATGTGTTTCAGAAGTTTTTGTTAAGGCAAATATTAAAAGCGGTAGATTATTTTGGGAAGGATATTCTGATGCCTTAATAACCAAGGGTTTGTTAGCATTTTTAATTACTGGGTTAAATGAATTAACACCAAATGAGGTTGTTAAAATAGATAAGAAATTTATTGAAGAAACTGGTTTGAAAGCAAGCTTAACACCTTCACGTTCAAATGGTTTTTTAAACATATTATTGAAAATGCAGTCGCAAGCAAATGATTTTTTGTAGGTCTAATAATATAAAATTAAACTCAAAGTTAAAAGAAATAAAAAATGAGAAAATGCAAAATTGGGATTGTGGGTTTTGGAACTGTAGGTTCAGGGATTTATAAAATATTAAGTTCTGAATTTGACTCACATCCAATTCTAAAAGAAATAGAAATTGCAAAAATAGCAGTTAAAGATCTTAATAAAAAAAGGGATATAGTACTAGATGATAATTTATTAACTGATGACCCATTTAAATTAATTGATGACCCCTCTATAGATGTAATTGTTGAAGTAATGGGTGGGGTTGATTTAGCGAAAGATATTATTCTGAAATCATTAAAATTAGGTAAATCTGTTGTTACAGCAAATAAAGCAGTCATTGCAAGATATGGAGAAGAAATATACAAAACTGCATCTAAAGAAGGAGTTTATATATTGTCAGAGGCGGCAGTTTGCGGAGGAATTCCCATAATTGAACCTTTAAAAAGATCATTAAAAAGTAACAGCATAAAAAAAATGGTTGGGATAATAAATGGCACAACTAATTTTATTCTTTCAAAGATGACAAATGAAAAGGCTGATTATAAGGAGACCTTAAAATTGGCCCAAAGCCTTGGTTTTGCAGAATTTGATCCAACTGCAGATGTTGAGGGTCATGATGCTGCTGATAAGATTTCAATTCTTAGTGAACTTGCATTTGGAGGGAAAATCAAAAGAGAAGAGATACATTCTGAGGGCATTAGTAAAATTAATCTCAAGGATATCGAATATGCCAACAAATTAGGATTTGAAATAAAACTTTTAGCGCTCTCCGAAAGGAGACAAATAAATAGTAATGATTCACTTGCTTTGAATATTTGGGTAGGCCCTTCCTTGATTCCAAAATCCCATCCATTGGCAACAGTTAAGGGAGTTAACAATGCTTTATTGATAGAGGCTGATCCACTTGGAGAGATCATGTTGTATGGTCCAGGTGCAGGGAGTGGCCCAACTGCTGCATCAGTAGTTTCAGATATATTAAATCTGCATGCTGCTTCAGTAAAAAATAATTTAATTGATCCACTACTATCTTTTGATTTCTGGAGAGACTGTCATATCATAGAATCTTCACAAATAAATAAAAAAAATTACCTTAGGATTATTTGTCTTGATAGTCCTGGTGTAATAGGAAAGATTGGAGATATTTTTGGAAAGAATAATGTATCTATCGAATCAATCGTGCAACTAGATGCAACTGAGGACAAAGCTGAAATTGTCGTTATTACTCATGAGGTAAATAATGGAGATTTTGAGAAATCGAAAGATGAAATAAATTCGCTAAATGAAGTTAAAATTATTGCAAGTCAATTAAGTTGTATTTAAAAAAATAGTTTGCAAATTTCTTTATAGCTTGTTAAACCGAAGAAAGTAAGTGTTTGGTTTTAGCACCTTCATGATTCATTCAAAACTATTAGACAACAAAAATGAAAAAAATAATTTAATTTGTTTTGAAAACCTTTACAAAGGTGCTTGTGTAAAAATTAAAAATAGTAATAAGACTTTTCAAGTAATTGGTATAAATATAGGTAAAAAAGTTTGTTGGGTGAGAGAGTGGCCTTTTGCCTGTAATTCTAAAAAAACATTTGCTTTAGATATAAGTCAAATAACCTTACAAATTTTTTGTT
The Prochlorococcus marinus CUG1433 genome window above contains:
- a CDS encoding 5-formyltetrahydrofolate cyclo-ligase, with protein sequence MTISEKKKLERDLFRKLRDKSSINQRENVEKNVKKYVDSIVKEDKNIGYLAIYWPLKKEVDIRSLKENFTLALPRCKDKKELLFYPWDENPLTKDSEGILSPNNSSPLSHLQISMILVPCLSVDKNLTRLGYGGGYFDKLRRDNDWRSVPCIGVLTSNCVSTISLTKAEWDVPLSGFITEKEIFV
- a CDS encoding homoserine dehydrogenase, with product MRKCKIGIVGFGTVGSGIYKILSSEFDSHPILKEIEIAKIAVKDLNKKRDIVLDDNLLTDDPFKLIDDPSIDVIVEVMGGVDLAKDIILKSLKLGKSVVTANKAVIARYGEEIYKTASKEGVYILSEAAVCGGIPIIEPLKRSLKSNSIKKMVGIINGTTNFILSKMTNEKADYKETLKLAQSLGFAEFDPTADVEGHDAADKISILSELAFGGKIKREEIHSEGISKINLKDIEYANKLGFEIKLLALSERRQINSNDSLALNIWVGPSLIPKSHPLATVKGVNNALLIEADPLGEIMLYGPGAGSGPTAASVVSDILNLHAASVKNNLIDPLLSFDFWRDCHIIESSQINKKNYLRIICLDSPGVIGKIGDIFGKNNVSIESIVQLDATEDKAEIVVITHEVNNGDFEKSKDEINSLNEVKIIASQLSCI
- the ruvC gene encoding crossover junction endodeoxyribonuclease RuvC, which codes for MRIIGIDPGLARVGYGVIEIENEKKTLLDCGVIETAKENKEEDRLYEIFKDLNELINHWNPNLAAVEKFFFYRSSTTISVVQARGVIMMVLASKKISISEYSPAQIKLTIAGSGKASKGEVLDGVMNALELKKAPKPDDSADALAIALTKLNEEGFN
- the bchI gene encoding magnesium chelatase ATPase subunit I, giving the protein MPTTKKRRVFPFTAVIGQEEMKLALLLNVIDPRIGGVMIMGDRGTGKSTTIRALADLLPAIDVVKDDPYNSSLVDPDLQSKEVLEKITQGENLESIQKQVPMVDLPLGATEDRLCGTIDIEKALSEGVKAFEPGLLAKANRGLLYVDEVNLLDDHLVDVLLDSAASGWNTVEREGVSVRHPARFVLIGSGNPEEGELRPQLLDRFGMSVEVKTVRDAELRVQVVDQRTSFDDNPDEFSLSVEKQQDELQQKVIKAQEILNSVQMDDDLRLNISAICGELDVDGLRGDIVTNRSARAIAAFEGRTEVQEDDIARVISCSLRHRLRKDPLEQVDSGERVIQAFCKVFDLDEKENLSKFQLSAEA
- a CDS encoding TrmJ/YjtD family RNA methyltransferase codes for the protein MILEKSFSNLKVILVEPNGPLNVGSVARLCSNFEVDELRIVSPRCDIFSLEAKKMALKGQKFLEHCKIFDDLQKAISDCDLVLASCGRIDLNKGSFFGSSEDIFDWTLSFKKINNLAIIFGREDRGLTNSELLLANKTFSIPTSQNNPSLNLSHAVSIALYELNKSSKKNSKIELKVFNLASSKEVHDTFVEIEEMLLRIGYLLKHTSKAKISKFKNFILRANTSMHEINVLRGIVHQMNWFLNNSKKK
- a CDS encoding SufE family protein is translated as MENQRKYNNLSKLVEKLQKSEDPKRKYEYILWLGKKLKEPGSEILIEENKVKGCVSEVFVKANIKSGRLFWEGYSDALITKGLLAFLITGLNELTPNEVVKIDKKFIEETGLKASLTPSRSNGFLNILLKMQSQANDFL